The Opisthocomus hoazin isolate bOpiHoa1 chromosome 2, bOpiHoa1.hap1, whole genome shotgun sequence genomic interval tggactagatgacctctaggggtcccttccaacccaaaactttctatgattctatgagagtgATTATGCCACATTGTTTATGCTAAAAGCTTGTCCCTTTGGCAGTGCCCCTGTGCGCTGACACAGAGAAATTCCTTGTGACTTCAGATACATTCTGGTGAGGATGAAAAGCGCGGCCGAGACAGGCTACTGCTTCAACATCAGGAGACTCCGACTGCAGGAAAAACTGGTCCTGCTGAGATACGATCCCATCGGTAAGAGCCTGGGGAAGAAGCCAGCCTGCGTTGTATAAGCTTCTCTGACTCTGTGAGGCAAAAGATGTGAACAGAACAGGACTTTTCCCATCTAAGCTGAATGCTATAGCATGTTTCATACTCACACGACTGTATAGTTGCTGTTCTTCGTGACATTCCAGTGGGGAGTAAACGTTACCCTCGTTTTACAGATTGTGGCACTGAAACAAAGTAACAACTTGCCCGATGCATCAGAGCCTTTGATGACAGCCACACCGCATGTTAGTGGCAAAGCTGAGTGAcacaggagttctttcattcccTTTCTTTGTGTGGTTTGCTAGACTGTGCCACCTCCAACGAGCAGCCATGAAGTATGCATCAACAGAAATGTTCTGTTAAGCTGCCATGGGTGCTCTAGACAATACATTCTAATCATCACTTACAAAacggacttttttcttttaaagaaataaacacaattttttctctcctccccaaATGATACTGCTCTCCAGATGACAGTTTGTGGGTTCTTTTATGTTCCTCTGGTCCTTGCATATATTCTCAGTTTAAGAACCCCATTTGTTGGGGGGTTATAGCACTTGCCAAGCTGCCTTTTGCTCACCAAGCTTTTTGAAAGGTGACTAAGAGCTCAAGTTCTGGGGGGAGAAACTAGTCTGTAGTTAACATTAAAAAGCttaatttaacatttaaaagCTTAATTTGGGGAAACTTAGAATTTAAACCAGACCATGCCAGAAATAGCATGGGGGCACTAATGcaaaaaaagcttatttaaatCTATAGAAATGTATGAAGAAATGTATTAAGCAGCTCTAAGTAGATAACATAATGGATGCCTGCTAGTTATGTGGttcatgcttatttttttcttacaattttATGTTCTTGTTATATGGCGAACCGTTTCGTAGTCAGATCTAAGAGTACAGGAGCTTTATGGCAGGTGAAAGAAACCACCAGCGCAACCGTATGCTCTCATCCAAGCACTCTTGCTGACAAAGGTTGTGGCTTTCCTGAATTCCATACAGAAGGGGAATCGGATTATTTTCTTGAataagaaaattttaaattactGCATCAAAACATTATGCAAAGCGATCCTCCAGAAGCTTCGCAACTTGTAGGAAATGTGAAGAGAGCGGAGAGCCCAGGCTAAGTGGTGCTTCTGTTGCAGAACACGTAGTAGGTTGTTGAAGTACGAAATTGGaagtcattaagaaaaaaaatctctgctctttGTAGCCTGTAGTAGAACACAAGTGAGAAACTGATGTGAGAAAGTGCTGCATGTGTGAAGG includes:
- the MRPL33 gene encoding large ribosomal subunit protein bL33m isoform X1 — its product is MFLTVAALAKSKSKYILVRMKSAAETGYCFNIRRLRLQEKLVLLRYDPIAKRRVLFTEKRKIRSI
- the MRPL33 gene encoding large ribosomal subunit protein bL33m isoform X2: MKSAAETGYCFNIRRLRLQEKLVLLRYDPIAKRRVLFTEKRKIRSI